A window of Pyrobaculum aerophilum str. IM2 contains these coding sequences:
- a CDS encoding universal stress protein, with protein MCFSKHVQKILVAHDGSDHAKKAVERASALAKALGASVYVITVSTDPSQVSLEKAKKIAQEAANALKSKGVNVDDIAVRSGTPATEILNYAEEKEVDLIVMGSRGLSAIQCLVLGSASQAVVSRARVPVLVVR; from the coding sequence ATGTGTTTTTCAAAACATGTACAAAAAATCCTAGTGGCACACGACGGCTCTGATCACGCCAAAAAGGCAGTGGAGCGCGCCTCAGCTCTTGCGAAGGCCTTAGGGGCCTCGGTGTATGTGATAACAGTCTCCACAGATCCCTCTCAGGTCTCACTCGAAAAGGCCAAGAAAATTGCCCAGGAGGCCGCCAATGCCTTAAAGTCTAAGGGCGTTAACGTCGATGATATAGCTGTTAGATCGGGGACCCCGGCTACTGAGATATTGAACTACGCCGAGGAGAAAGAAGTGGACTTAATAGTAATGGGCTCCCGCGGGCTGTCTGCTATACAGTGTTTAGTATTAGGCTCTGCGTCGCAAGCCGTTGTTTCAAGGGCAAGAGTCCCTGTCCTTGTCGTCAGGTAA